A stretch of the Methylacidiphilum caldifontis genome encodes the following:
- the secD gene encoding protein translocase subunit SecD: protein MLFVSFSTALFFLVTLIWYFTASDDRTKRWVGLACSISILCNAFFSLVPPAEKIKLGLDLKGGTAFLLELQGEPSARALDQAIGVIRKRVDKFGLSEPIIQPIGKKRISVQIPGLSESEKVAAKEQLSKVAKLEFRLVHPDTDKLLASIQSGQEKVPLGYEILPFSLEESRGNKQEAFILVRKREEMGGKYVRRAFRGFDEVGRPTVVIEFNEEGSKRFGEITSHNIGKRLAIVLDGEVKSAPVIQTAIFKNAVISGGNMTPKEAEDLASVLENPLETPVKILEERGVDPSLGKDSIISGVNAALAAFGSVVLFMVFYYRTAGVVAVIALLVNLLLLLGLLAQFHFTLTLPGIAGIILTIGMAVDANVLIYERIRDELESGVNVKNAIFIGFNKAFSAIFDSNVSLIIPSIILMELGSGPLQGFAVTLVLGIVANLFAALVFSRNLFEWLLSWGMLRKLAMMKFLHKPNFDFIKLSWITVPTAAILLVVGMATFFLRSGELLGVDFSGGDSITVTYKQGVPLAKVRQSLEEAKIHPSLLQYTRENNQMIYQVRYGEGEKSVNILREKFPQAGFSLSRMDSVGPVVGDELKNRAALSLSLGLLAILVYVSLRYEWSFALAAGLGQLHDVLLAIGIMALLGKEFDMYLIGAFLTILGYSINEKIVISDRIRETLKYKGNISFKEIINEGINKTLARTIMTGGTVVLATVSMLILGGYVISVFALAILIGVLAGMFSSHLISPALLYWFHKITEKRKKISIQTQTV from the coding sequence ATGTTATTTGTTTCCTTTTCTACAGCCCTTTTTTTCCTTGTCACTCTCATCTGGTATTTTACCGCCTCTGATGATAGAACAAAAAGGTGGGTAGGTTTAGCCTGCAGCATTTCAATCCTTTGTAATGCTTTTTTTTCTCTCGTCCCCCCCGCAGAGAAAATTAAGCTAGGCTTGGATCTCAAAGGAGGGACGGCTTTTTTACTTGAGCTCCAAGGTGAACCTTCAGCAAGGGCACTCGATCAAGCCATCGGGGTTATTCGCAAAAGGGTGGATAAATTTGGTCTTTCTGAACCGATCATTCAACCCATAGGTAAAAAACGCATAAGCGTGCAGATCCCGGGGTTATCTGAGTCAGAAAAGGTTGCAGCTAAAGAACAGCTTTCCAAGGTTGCTAAGCTGGAATTTCGACTTGTTCATCCCGATACAGATAAGCTTTTAGCTTCTATCCAATCTGGACAGGAAAAAGTACCTTTAGGTTACGAGATCCTCCCTTTTTCCCTGGAAGAGTCAAGGGGTAATAAGCAAGAGGCCTTTATTCTAGTTCGAAAGAGGGAGGAGATGGGGGGAAAGTACGTACGGCGTGCTTTTCGGGGTTTTGATGAAGTGGGTCGACCAACGGTCGTGATTGAATTTAATGAAGAGGGTTCTAAGAGATTTGGAGAAATTACATCACACAACATTGGCAAAAGGTTGGCTATTGTCTTGGATGGCGAAGTCAAGAGTGCTCCTGTCATTCAAACAGCTATTTTTAAAAATGCTGTCATTTCTGGAGGCAACATGACCCCCAAGGAAGCGGAAGACCTTGCTAGCGTTCTTGAAAATCCGCTGGAGACCCCCGTAAAGATTCTAGAGGAAAGAGGGGTTGATCCTTCCTTAGGGAAAGACTCGATTATCAGTGGAGTAAATGCTGCCTTAGCCGCTTTTGGCTCCGTTGTCCTCTTTATGGTCTTTTATTACAGGACTGCTGGTGTTGTCGCTGTCATTGCCCTTCTTGTGAACCTACTGCTGCTTTTAGGATTGCTTGCACAATTTCATTTTACCCTTACCTTGCCTGGCATTGCAGGAATCATTTTAACTATAGGGATGGCCGTTGATGCTAACGTCTTGATTTATGAACGAATCCGAGACGAACTTGAAAGCGGAGTTAATGTTAAAAACGCGATTTTTATTGGTTTTAACAAAGCCTTTAGTGCTATTTTTGACTCCAATGTGAGCTTGATTATTCCCTCCATTATTTTGATGGAACTTGGAAGTGGACCACTACAGGGATTTGCTGTGACTTTAGTTTTGGGAATCGTGGCTAATCTTTTTGCTGCCCTGGTATTCAGCAGGAATTTGTTTGAATGGCTTTTGTCTTGGGGAATGTTAAGAAAGCTGGCCATGATGAAATTTCTCCATAAACCTAATTTCGACTTTATTAAATTGAGCTGGATAACCGTGCCCACCGCTGCCATTCTTTTGGTGGTGGGCATGGCGACTTTTTTCCTAAGAAGCGGAGAACTGCTGGGTGTTGATTTTTCTGGTGGGGATTCCATTACCGTGACTTATAAACAAGGTGTTCCCCTTGCAAAAGTAAGGCAATCTCTTGAGGAAGCAAAAATTCATCCAAGCCTCCTTCAGTACACCCGGGAGAATAACCAGATGATTTACCAGGTCCGGTACGGGGAGGGGGAGAAAAGTGTAAACATTCTTAGGGAGAAATTTCCTCAAGCGGGTTTTAGTCTTTCTAGGATGGATAGTGTGGGTCCAGTGGTTGGAGACGAACTGAAGAACCGGGCTGCTTTATCCCTTTCCTTGGGGCTTCTAGCCATCCTTGTTTATGTATCGTTACGTTATGAATGGTCATTTGCGTTGGCAGCGGGACTAGGCCAGCTTCATGATGTATTGCTAGCTATTGGCATTATGGCTCTTTTAGGAAAAGAATTTGATATGTACTTGATCGGCGCTTTCTTGACCATCTTGGGTTATTCAATTAACGAGAAAATCGTCATTTCAGATAGAATTCGTGAAACATTAAAATACAAAGGGAATATTTCCTTTAAGGAGATTATTAATGAAGGGATTAACAAAACCCTTGCCCGAACGATCATGACTGGAGGAACAGTTGTTCTTGCGACTGTTTCCATGCTCATTCTTGGGGGGTATGTCATTTCTGTGTTCGCCTTGGCTATCCTGATCGGTGTCCTTGCGGGTATGTTTTCTTCTCACTTGATTAGTCCCGCCCTGTTGTATTGGTTTCATAAGATAACCGAAAAAAGAAAGAAAATATCTATTCAAACCCAAACTGTTTAA
- the yajC gene encoding preprotein translocase subunit YajC — translation MKTATEFWFSMAPPPPPQPRGRGGVNPQAPEGPPPMTFFITTILIFGIFYFLLIRPQQKQKKEQEKLIASLETGDRVITSGGILGVVTNVKEKTVVIRVAENVKIEVLKSALTTVTKTVKEESKDVAKESKEAKGKS, via the coding sequence ATGAAAACAGCTACTGAGTTTTGGTTTAGTATGGCTCCTCCCCCTCCTCCCCAACCTCGAGGTCGTGGGGGGGTAAATCCACAGGCGCCCGAGGGCCCTCCTCCGATGACTTTTTTTATAACGACGATTCTCATTTTTGGTATTTTCTATTTCCTGCTTATTCGACCTCAACAGAAACAGAAAAAAGAGCAGGAAAAGCTCATAGCCAGTCTAGAAACAGGGGACAGAGTTATAACCTCAGGGGGCATATTGGGGGTAGTCACGAACGTGAAAGAAAAAACGGTGGTGATTCGGGTGGCTGAAAACGTCAAAATAGAAGTACTTAAAAGTGCTTTAACGACTGTCACAAAGACCGTTAAAGAAGAGAGCAAAGATGTGGCGAAAGAATCCAAGGAGGCAAAAGGGAAGAGTTAA
- the tgt gene encoding tRNA guanosine(34) transglycosylase Tgt — protein sequence MNFEIIQKSEGSRARLGRLLTPHGVVETPCFIPVGTAATVKAIFPKDLEEEGIKLVLANLYHLLLRPGISLIRDFGGLHQFMGWNGPILTDSGGFQVFSLSSFCKIFPEGVRFKSPIDGSMLLLTPENAITTQLDLGSDIVMSLDQCPPWPSKEKDLLEATRRTIQWAKRGKETWLRHQQKGASSRCSLFSLFGIIQGGTDTRLRIYCAEELLNIGFDGYAIGGLCVGEPIEESFATIAAVSSFLDEAVPKYVMGMGHPWQIVQMVDLGIDLFDCVLPTRLARHGSAYVEEEGIIHIKNARFKKDGSPLDHRCCCYACQKFSRAYIHHLLKSKEILGIMLLSMHNLLFYNRLMKEIRLFLSHGQWNDFLSRWRNKKITK from the coding sequence ATGAATTTTGAAATTATTCAAAAATCAGAGGGATCAAGGGCCAGATTAGGAAGGTTATTGACTCCCCACGGGGTGGTTGAGACTCCCTGTTTTATACCTGTAGGAACTGCGGCAACCGTCAAAGCTATTTTTCCCAAAGATCTTGAAGAGGAGGGGATAAAATTAGTTTTGGCCAATCTATACCACCTCCTTTTACGGCCAGGAATTTCTCTAATCAGGGATTTTGGGGGTCTTCATCAGTTCATGGGATGGAACGGGCCAATTCTGACAGATAGTGGAGGATTCCAGGTTTTTAGCCTATCCTCTTTTTGCAAGATTTTCCCTGAAGGGGTACGTTTTAAATCACCGATCGATGGCTCTATGCTTTTGCTGACTCCTGAAAATGCCATTACCACGCAACTGGATTTAGGCTCAGATATCGTTATGAGTCTTGATCAATGCCCTCCTTGGCCTTCAAAAGAAAAGGATCTGCTAGAGGCTACCCGAAGAACAATCCAATGGGCCAAGAGAGGGAAAGAAACTTGGCTACGTCATCAACAAAAAGGGGCTTCCTCCCGTTGCTCTCTTTTTTCTTTGTTTGGTATCATTCAGGGGGGGACAGATACAAGGCTAAGGATTTATTGTGCAGAGGAGCTTCTGAATATCGGATTTGATGGCTATGCGATCGGAGGCTTGTGTGTAGGTGAACCCATAGAAGAAAGTTTTGCTACGATAGCCGCTGTATCTTCTTTTTTGGATGAAGCGGTGCCGAAATATGTCATGGGCATGGGGCATCCTTGGCAAATTGTCCAGATGGTCGATTTGGGCATAGATCTGTTTGACTGTGTTTTGCCGACACGATTAGCCCGACATGGATCGGCTTATGTCGAAGAAGAGGGAATAATCCACATTAAAAATGCACGTTTCAAAAAAGATGGCTCACCCCTAGATCACCGCTGTTGTTGTTATGCTTGTCAAAAATTTAGTAGAGCCTATATCCATCATCTGTTAAAATCAAAAGAAATTCTTGGTATTATGCTTTTGTCGATGCATAACCTTTTATTTTACAATCGATTGATGAAGGAAATAAGATTATTCCTATCTCATGGACAATGGAATGATTTTTTAAGTAGATGGAGAAATAAAAAGATAACAAAATAA
- a CDS encoding galactose-1-phosphate uridylyltransferase, with protein MPELRKDPFVSNRWIIFSPERKQRPVEFSSTDKEKGKEPFDVFSWGKENLTPHEVFALRPKGGLKDSPGWSVRVVPNKYPALRIEGDLQAEGIGIFDRMNGIGAHEVIIENPNPDIELEDQTVEGIAGVLQAYRERILDLQQDIRFRYILIFKNKGRLAGATLKHPHSQLIALPIVPREIKEKIEQARRHFGIKERGLFADVLREELRSGERVIMENSFFAAFCPWASRFPFESWIMPKFSSLDFSTLDDNQIMLLSDILQNLLRRLKKGLQNPDYNMVLQTAPLRNSRQDYMTAVEVDFRWHIEILPRISYLAGFELGSEFFINPVFPEEAADFLRQIRKI; from the coding sequence ATGCCTGAACTTCGTAAAGATCCATTTGTCTCTAATCGGTGGATAATTTTCTCTCCTGAAAGAAAACAAAGACCCGTTGAATTTAGTTCCACGGACAAGGAAAAGGGGAAAGAACCTTTTGATGTTTTTTCATGGGGGAAAGAAAATCTTACCCCTCATGAAGTCTTTGCCTTGAGACCAAAAGGAGGCCTAAAAGACTCCCCGGGCTGGTCGGTACGCGTCGTGCCCAACAAATATCCAGCGTTACGTATTGAAGGTGATCTTCAGGCCGAAGGCATAGGTATATTCGACCGGATGAATGGTATTGGAGCTCATGAAGTCATTATAGAAAATCCTAATCCGGACATAGAACTCGAAGATCAAACCGTAGAAGGCATTGCTGGGGTACTCCAAGCTTATCGAGAAAGAATCCTTGACCTACAACAAGATATCCGCTTCCGGTATATCCTCATTTTTAAAAACAAAGGCAGGCTAGCCGGAGCGACCCTTAAACATCCTCATTCTCAACTCATCGCTTTACCTATTGTCCCCAGGGAAATTAAGGAAAAGATTGAACAAGCTCGAAGGCATTTCGGCATAAAAGAAAGAGGTCTCTTTGCGGACGTTTTACGCGAAGAACTCCGGTCAGGAGAAAGAGTAATCATGGAAAATTCTTTTTTTGCAGCCTTTTGTCCATGGGCAAGCCGATTTCCTTTTGAAAGTTGGATTATGCCCAAATTTTCTTCTTTAGATTTTTCCACCCTTGACGACAATCAAATCATGCTTTTGAGTGACATCCTTCAAAACCTGCTCCGCCGACTGAAAAAAGGATTACAGAACCCCGATTACAACATGGTTCTGCAGACTGCACCGCTTCGAAACTCTCGACAGGATTACATGACCGCTGTAGAAGTGGATTTTCGTTGGCACATTGAAATATTGCCCCGGATTTCTTACCTCGCTGGTTTTGAACTTGGCAGCGAATTTTTTATCAACCCGGTCTTCCCCGAAGAAGCCGCCGATTTTCTTCGACAAATTCGTAAAATATAG
- a CDS encoding glycoside hydrolase family 57 protein: MNILLLWHMHQPEYTDYSNNVALMPWVRLHSVHSYFDMVEMVGRFPALKVIFNFSPVLLEQIEKLVKKETKDFIEILTRIPADSLNQFQKQKILENFFKANYDTLIRPIPRYYELLKKRGKVVNFARLEELTSLFSTQDFLDIQVFYNLVWCGYAARKRYPLIEELRKQGGNYTEEQKEELLKIHHEILALIIPSYKAALERGQIEITISPYYHPILPLIYDTNFARRCMPYVNLPSQFKAPEDALNQLKLGQEKMKSVFGQPARGVWPSEGSVCPELIPLFKEAGFDYFFTDESILFRSLELDPHWRGKHEEHLLLFQGWKVELPEASLFALFRERPLSDFIGFKASQNDPNQAANFLLHNLENTCRHIDPRKGAILLALDGENAWEAFHDGGETFLSFFYQGLVNHRNLRPILAKEYFDENPPTNTVHKLYTGSWINADFDIWIGDSEENKAWEWMGKTREFLINKSGQISISSELKAKSWKSLYAAEGSDWFWWYGPDFSTDSDQIFDELFRTHLKNVYGFLGFTPPPYLDIPINVPSPPVPYTCPRLYISPKLTGRLENYFDWVGSGFLDISVQQTAMYQTNRIGKKLFFGFDKQNFYLRLDLAAKPDIVVVDFLSPKLHRIECQAIEDKQWEKKFLAIDQTGTFQPVQATIEAFWDDFFILSAELAALQWEKNNQVSFFVRILDQNHLGLERYPEKGTIDFIFPSEDFELQQWFI, encoded by the coding sequence ATGAACATCCTCCTACTCTGGCACATGCATCAACCCGAATATACCGATTATTCTAACAATGTGGCTCTTATGCCCTGGGTTAGGCTCCATTCCGTCCACAGTTATTTTGACATGGTGGAAATGGTCGGAAGATTTCCTGCTCTCAAAGTGATTTTTAATTTCAGTCCAGTGCTTTTGGAACAGATCGAAAAATTGGTCAAAAAGGAGACAAAAGATTTCATTGAAATCTTAACCCGAATACCTGCCGACTCCCTAAACCAGTTCCAAAAACAAAAAATTCTAGAAAATTTCTTCAAAGCCAACTACGATACGCTTATCAGACCTATTCCCCGCTATTATGAGCTGCTCAAAAAAAGGGGAAAAGTCGTTAATTTTGCTCGACTTGAAGAATTAACCTCTCTATTTAGCACCCAAGATTTCCTGGATATCCAGGTATTTTATAACCTGGTATGGTGCGGTTATGCTGCTCGCAAACGATATCCTCTGATAGAAGAGTTACGTAAACAAGGAGGTAATTACACAGAGGAGCAAAAAGAAGAGCTGCTTAAAATTCATCATGAAATTCTTGCCTTGATCATCCCTAGCTACAAAGCTGCTCTTGAAAGAGGTCAGATAGAAATAACCATCTCCCCTTATTACCACCCGATTCTGCCCCTCATTTATGACACCAATTTCGCCCGAAGATGCATGCCCTATGTTAACTTGCCTTCACAATTCAAAGCTCCCGAAGATGCCCTCAACCAACTCAAACTGGGCCAAGAAAAAATGAAAAGTGTGTTTGGACAACCGGCTCGTGGTGTTTGGCCTTCGGAAGGCTCGGTATGCCCAGAACTCATTCCCCTTTTTAAAGAAGCTGGCTTTGATTATTTTTTTACTGATGAATCTATCCTTTTCCGTAGCCTTGAACTTGATCCTCATTGGAGAGGTAAACATGAAGAGCACTTGCTCCTTTTTCAAGGTTGGAAAGTAGAGTTGCCTGAAGCTTCCCTTTTTGCTCTTTTCAGGGAGAGGCCTCTTTCCGACTTCATCGGCTTTAAAGCCTCTCAGAACGATCCTAACCAAGCCGCCAATTTTTTGTTGCACAACCTAGAAAATACTTGCCGGCATATCGATCCTCGCAAAGGAGCCATCCTTTTAGCCCTTGATGGGGAAAACGCCTGGGAAGCTTTTCATGATGGCGGAGAAACTTTTCTGAGTTTTTTCTATCAGGGTCTTGTTAACCATCGTAATTTAAGGCCAATTTTGGCTAAAGAATATTTTGATGAGAATCCCCCAACCAATACCGTTCATAAACTCTATACAGGTTCCTGGATTAACGCCGATTTTGACATCTGGATAGGTGACAGCGAAGAAAACAAGGCCTGGGAGTGGATGGGTAAAACCAGAGAGTTTTTAATCAATAAATCTGGGCAAATTTCTATATCTTCTGAACTGAAAGCCAAGAGCTGGAAAAGTCTTTATGCCGCTGAAGGAAGCGATTGGTTTTGGTGGTATGGTCCTGATTTTTCTACCGACTCCGATCAGATTTTTGATGAACTTTTCCGCACGCATCTCAAAAATGTCTATGGTTTTTTAGGCTTTACCCCTCCTCCTTACCTCGACATTCCAATCAACGTTCCCTCTCCTCCCGTTCCCTATACCTGCCCAAGGCTATACATTAGTCCAAAGCTCACAGGCAGGCTGGAGAACTACTTCGATTGGGTCGGATCAGGTTTTCTTGACATCTCCGTTCAACAAACTGCCATGTACCAAACAAACCGCATTGGCAAAAAACTGTTTTTTGGTTTTGACAAACAGAATTTTTACCTTCGGCTCGATTTAGCTGCAAAACCGGATATTGTTGTCGTCGACTTTCTCTCTCCAAAATTACACCGTATTGAATGCCAGGCCATTGAGGATAAACAGTGGGAAAAAAAATTTTTAGCCATTGACCAAACTGGCACTTTCCAACCTGTTCAAGCAACAATCGAGGCTTTCTGGGATGATTTTTTCATCCTATCCGCCGAACTCGCTGCTTTACAATGGGAAAAAAACAATCAAGTCAGTTTTTTTGTCAGAATACTTGACCAAAACCATCTGGGGCTGGAAAGATATCCTGAAAAAGGAACAATAGATTTTATTTTTCCTTCCGAAGATTTTGAGTTACAACAATGGTTTATTTAA
- a CDS encoding alpha-amylase/4-alpha-glucanotransferase domain-containing protein — MVYLKQINILWIVHFHQPNGVFPETYKKFTQKATLPFLYSINNHPKVKLSLHFSGNYLVYLQNENKEVIDLLRKMVEDGQIELLGGGFYEPIFCFLSREDSLLQLQKLHQFIADHLGFSPKGAWLAESVWEPYFVELLAQSGYQYTILEDSLFENAGLLPAEIKHPFLTQFNRHSIYVFGYHSLFSKEIPFKEIKDIHPSFVQISHREGMQIVCIAQSGELYGFWPDTREQVYQKHRLEDWLHYLDENSSWIQTRFPSEFIDGYWPVISLPSGGRKELQPFCLPHRATLEFVSAQNDLKLRFDADRFLKFFKGGNWLTFLSKYPEANYIHKRMLQVSEKIRSLPRELQEDIYDSILASQGHTVYWHAYKDGLFGNYIRDNAFSHILNAEKMIRERAPQLFSPIENEDFDADKFPEIFLRSSRCSVCIKPLLGGSITEFNFLPTSYNLSNTLRRHPCFFPEPIPPDMYAEDWHQRTVFLDHFVPLSTSLYDFVSGSFLEYGDFVNQPYEIINTAETAKGYTVLLERKGGLYFTTNKFNFTISKEYTLTPSDELHLLYTITNEDNIPIELLFCCEINYSILSIDSPDRYILINGKKMTPGMAFEEEKVREWTIVDETRKVKWQWYLADGPLHLFHFPLYTLNYERGLFGKDYQGSTFEILKPFHLYPREKMELKIFSKFANS, encoded by the coding sequence ATGGTTTATTTAAAACAGATTAATATTCTTTGGATTGTCCATTTTCATCAACCTAACGGAGTTTTCCCTGAAACCTATAAAAAATTTACTCAAAAAGCCACTCTCCCTTTCCTGTACTCCATAAACAATCATCCAAAGGTTAAACTTTCTCTTCATTTTAGTGGCAATTACCTTGTTTACCTTCAAAACGAAAACAAAGAAGTCATTGATCTACTCCGGAAAATGGTTGAAGATGGGCAGATTGAATTGCTCGGAGGAGGCTTTTATGAACCCATTTTCTGTTTCCTTTCCCGAGAAGACAGCTTGCTTCAACTCCAAAAACTCCATCAGTTTATTGCCGATCATCTCGGTTTTTCTCCAAAAGGTGCCTGGCTTGCTGAATCTGTCTGGGAACCTTACTTTGTTGAGCTCCTTGCTCAATCTGGATATCAGTATACAATCCTGGAAGACAGTCTTTTTGAAAATGCAGGATTATTACCAGCTGAAATAAAGCATCCTTTTCTTACCCAATTTAACCGACATTCAATTTATGTCTTTGGTTACCATTCCCTTTTTTCAAAGGAAATCCCTTTCAAGGAAATCAAGGATATCCACCCTTCGTTTGTGCAAATCAGCCATAGAGAGGGGATGCAGATTGTTTGTATCGCCCAGAGTGGAGAACTCTATGGTTTCTGGCCGGATACAAGGGAGCAGGTTTACCAAAAGCATAGGCTTGAAGACTGGTTGCATTACCTGGATGAAAATTCAAGCTGGATTCAGACTCGGTTCCCCTCCGAATTTATCGATGGCTACTGGCCTGTTATTTCCCTGCCTTCGGGAGGCAGAAAGGAGCTTCAGCCTTTTTGTTTGCCCCATAGGGCAACTTTAGAATTTGTTTCTGCACAAAATGACCTGAAATTGCGGTTTGATGCCGATAGGTTTCTCAAATTTTTTAAGGGGGGCAACTGGTTGACTTTTCTTTCTAAGTATCCTGAAGCCAATTATATCCATAAGCGGATGTTGCAGGTTAGTGAAAAGATCCGATCCCTTCCTAGGGAATTACAGGAGGATATTTATGACTCTATCCTGGCAAGCCAGGGACACACCGTTTACTGGCATGCTTACAAGGATGGACTTTTTGGAAATTATATCCGTGATAATGCTTTTTCTCATATCTTGAATGCTGAAAAGATGATCAGGGAAAGAGCACCTCAGCTCTTCAGTCCAATCGAGAATGAGGATTTTGATGCGGATAAATTCCCAGAAATTTTTCTGCGCTCTTCTCGTTGTTCTGTATGTATAAAACCACTACTTGGAGGCTCAATCACCGAATTTAATTTTCTGCCCACTTCCTATAACCTGTCCAACACACTGAGAAGACATCCCTGTTTTTTCCCTGAACCTATACCTCCAGATATGTATGCAGAAGACTGGCATCAAAGAACGGTCTTCCTCGATCACTTTGTTCCCTTAAGTACTTCTTTGTATGATTTTGTGAGTGGATCTTTTTTGGAATACGGGGATTTCGTCAATCAGCCCTACGAGATCATCAATACCGCAGAAACAGCAAAGGGATATACCGTGCTTCTTGAAAGAAAGGGAGGTTTGTATTTTACAACTAACAAATTCAATTTTACGATCAGCAAGGAATATACCCTTACTCCAAGCGATGAACTCCACCTCCTATACACGATAACCAATGAAGATAACATCCCTATAGAGCTTTTGTTTTGTTGTGAAATCAACTACTCGATTCTTTCAATTGATTCTCCTGACCGCTACATTTTGATTAACGGAAAGAAAATGACCCCTGGAATGGCTTTTGAAGAAGAGAAAGTCAGGGAATGGACAATTGTCGATGAAACCCGCAAAGTAAAATGGCAATGGTATTTAGCAGATGGACCTCTCCACCTATTTCACTTTCCCTTATATACTTTAAATTATGAGAGAGGTTTATTTGGTAAAGATTACCAGGGTTCGACTTTTGAAATATTAAAACCTTTCCATCTTTATCCTAGGGAAAAAATGGAGCTCAAAATATTTTCAAAATTTGCAAATTCCTAG